A portion of the Podospora pseudoanserina strain CBS 124.78 chromosome 2, whole genome shotgun sequence genome contains these proteins:
- a CDS encoding hypothetical protein (EggNog:ENOG503P84R), with translation MSPILAHLAARNVAFRGVQQQQRTFSVYKSLRQFARSFEHAPFERLPVSTNSAAADWGRQIKRVGKQGAVYFPAIGMILGWPYLAASGLDGRV, from the exons ATGTCTCCCATCCTTGCCCACCTCGCCGCCCGCAACGTCGCCTTCCGCGGTgttcagcagcaacagagaACCTTCTCCGTCTACAAGTCCCTCCGCCAGTTCGCCCGCTCCTTCGAGCACGCCCCCTTTGAGCGTCTGCCCGTCTCGACCaactctgccgccgccgactgGGGGAGACAGATCAAGAGGGTTGGAAAGCAGGGTGCTgt TTACTTCCCTGCCATTGGCATGATCCTCGGGTGGCCATACCTTGCTGCTTCGGGTCTTGATGGTCGTGTTTAa